A stretch of the Desulfobacter sp. genome encodes the following:
- the dnaX gene encoding DNA polymerase III subunit gamma/tau, translating into MSYQVLALKYRPQTFEQVVGQNHVTTTLTNAITTDRVAHAILLTGPRGTGKTTIARILAKAMACSQGPTPTPCNNCKICTDIIQGHCSDVFEIDGASNNSVEQIRDLRENVTYMPAAARFKIYIIDEVHMLSVAAFNALLKTLEEPPDHVLFIFATTEVHKIPATILSRCQRHDLARISLPEISDHLAFLCQEEGFSLDRESLDLISLEADGSIRDGLSLLDRILSSSPEKIVDHKTVVDNLGVMDRQLMRDIACGVFKKDGAALIRLVDQVNDSGLDLKKFYADMITHFRNLNIIKICGGDSPSLNLIESEKQELFQTVADLPQTYLGMLLQLLLDQETLVRFSSHTQTAVEMVLLKLIQINPGAQLDEIISKLDILARQIDTQLAAPCSAKTRPEQPGTTRHNPPLPSQPAMVDPPPAQQRGENQVSTAEPARETRAYPADQATMESQVRESQVRAARASGQTSWEEFLTILQTKLPFIFALFSKGKINKTQEDKIIVELDHCSGFEISRLKGKDRQLKELSTQHLGKSIEVKIKTKASAMDTSQDQKAETKARQTASRHPMVQQARQLFDGEIL; encoded by the coding sequence ATGTCATATCAAGTTTTAGCATTAAAATACCGCCCCCAGACATTTGAACAGGTTGTGGGACAAAATCATGTCACCACCACTCTGACAAATGCCATTACAACGGACCGTGTGGCCCATGCCATTTTGCTCACAGGTCCCCGGGGAACCGGTAAAACCACGATTGCCCGAATCCTTGCCAAGGCCATGGCCTGCAGCCAGGGCCCCACGCCGACCCCCTGCAACAATTGTAAAATCTGTACCGATATTATTCAGGGCCATTGTTCAGATGTGTTTGAAATTGACGGGGCATCCAACAATAGTGTGGAACAGATCAGGGATCTTCGGGAAAACGTGACCTATATGCCGGCCGCAGCCCGGTTCAAAATTTATATCATTGATGAAGTTCACATGCTTTCGGTAGCAGCCTTTAACGCCCTGCTCAAAACCCTTGAAGAGCCCCCGGACCATGTGCTTTTTATCTTTGCCACAACTGAAGTTCACAAAATCCCGGCCACCATCCTGTCACGGTGCCAGCGTCACGATCTTGCCCGGATTTCCTTGCCCGAAATCTCGGACCATCTGGCATTTTTATGCCAAGAAGAAGGATTTTCCCTGGACAGGGAAAGCCTGGATCTGATTTCCCTTGAGGCGGACGGATCCATCAGGGACGGCTTAAGTCTTCTTGACCGGATTCTCTCTTCAAGCCCGGAAAAAATCGTTGACCACAAGACTGTGGTGGACAATTTAGGGGTAATGGACCGGCAGCTCATGCGGGATATTGCTTGCGGGGTATTTAAAAAAGACGGGGCCGCCCTGATCCGTCTGGTGGATCAGGTCAATGACTCAGGCCTGGATCTGAAAAAATTCTACGCAGACATGATTACCCACTTTAGAAACCTGAATATCATCAAGATCTGTGGCGGGGACAGCCCAAGCCTGAATTTGATCGAATCGGAAAAGCAAGAACTCTTTCAGACAGTTGCAGACCTTCCCCAGACCTATCTTGGCATGCTGCTCCAGCTGCTGCTGGACCAGGAAACCCTTGTCCGGTTTTCCTCCCATACCCAGACAGCCGTTGAAATGGTCCTGCTCAAACTCATCCAGATCAATCCGGGTGCCCAGCTGGATGAAATCATCTCCAAACTTGATATCCTGGCTCGCCAGATCGATACCCAGCTTGCAGCCCCTTGTTCAGCCAAAACCAGGCCCGAACAACCCGGCACAACCCGGCACAACCCGCCCTTGCCTTCCCAACCCGCCATGGTTGACCCGCCGCCTGCACAGCAAAGAGGAGAAAACCAGGTCTCTACGGCAGAACCGGCCCGGGAGACCAGAGCCTATCCCGCGGACCAGGCAACAATGGAATCTCAAGTCCGGGAATCTCAAGTCCGGGCCGCCCGTGCTTCGGGGCAGACCAGCTGGGAAGAGTTCTTAACGATTCTCCAGACAAAACTGCCCTTTATTTTTGCCCTGTTCTCCAAAGGAAAAATAAACAAAACCCAAGAGGATAAAATCATAGTTGAACTGGATCATTGTTCCGGGTTTGAAATATCAAGGCTCAAGGGCAAAGACCGGCAGTTAAAGGAACTTAGCACCCAGCACCTGGGCAAATCCATTGAGGTTAAAATTAAAACCAAGGCCAGCGCCATGGATACCTCCCAAGATCAAAAAGCTGAAACCAAGGCCAGACAGACTGCCTCCCGCCACCCCATGGTCCAGCAGGCCAGGCAGTTGTTTGATGGCGAAATATTATAA
- a CDS encoding YbaB/EbfC family nucleoid-associated protein — MKNMNTMMKQAQKLQKKMLKTQEELAKKTVEASAGGGMVKVVANGGQKVESIVLEKEVVDPEDLEMLQDLIIAAVNDALNKAQEMVSSEMGKLTGGLNIPGL; from the coding sequence ATGAAAAATATGAACACCATGATGAAACAGGCCCAGAAACTCCAAAAAAAAATGCTCAAAACCCAGGAAGAACTGGCCAAAAAGACAGTGGAAGCCTCGGCAGGTGGCGGCATGGTCAAAGTTGTGGCCAACGGCGGCCAAAAGGTTGAATCCATTGTATTGGAAAAAGAAGTGGTGGATCCCGAAGACCTGGAAATGCTTCAGGACCTGATCATTGCCGCAGTAAACGATGCCCTGAACAAAGCCCAGGAAATGGTTTCTTCTGAAATGGGAAAACTGACCGGCGGTCTGAACATCCCGGGCCTTTAG
- a CDS encoding IS256 family transposase — protein MTEENTEFDFQKALKGIQEGKPFTGKGGVLTSLIKNLAEAALEGELESHLGQEVSANRRNGKSKKTIKSLDGKFELKTPRDRAGTFSPQIVKKHQTTLSDEIERKIIALYGLGMSYNDMASHLQEIYGLEISNATLSTITDKIIHTVKEWQARPLENVYPIVWLDAIHYKVRENGKVGSKAVYTILGVNIEGRKEILGLYISENEGANFWLQVLTDLSNRGVKDILIACVDGLKGFPEAIETIFPDTEVQLCVVHQIRNSLKYVGSKNKKEFMADLKRVYKAVNKDLAEEELDILENKWNDKYPIVIKSWRNNWERLSHFFKYPEEIRRIIYTTNTIEAVHRQFRKLTKTKGSFPNQDSLLKLLYMGIQNASKKWTMPIQNWSLTISQLAIFFEGRLDKELGI, from the coding sequence ATGACCGAAGAAAACACCGAATTTGATTTTCAAAAAGCCCTTAAAGGCATCCAGGAAGGTAAACCCTTCACAGGTAAGGGCGGCGTCCTTACATCATTAATCAAAAATCTTGCTGAAGCTGCTCTTGAAGGAGAGTTGGAGTCCCATCTCGGACAGGAAGTTTCTGCCAACCGCCGTAATGGAAAAAGCAAAAAGACCATTAAATCCCTGGATGGTAAATTTGAGCTAAAAACCCCGCGTGACAGGGCCGGAACCTTCTCTCCACAGATCGTCAAAAAACATCAGACAACGCTCAGCGATGAAATTGAAAGAAAGATAATAGCCCTTTACGGCCTGGGCATGAGTTATAATGATATGGCTTCCCATTTACAGGAAATCTATGGACTTGAGATTTCAAATGCCACTCTGAGCACCATTACCGATAAAATCATCCATACCGTCAAAGAATGGCAGGCCAGGCCGTTGGAAAATGTGTACCCAATCGTATGGCTTGATGCCATACATTATAAAGTACGAGAAAACGGAAAGGTCGGCAGCAAAGCCGTTTACACAATTCTTGGGGTGAATATCGAGGGCCGCAAAGAGATTCTTGGGCTGTACATATCCGAGAATGAGGGTGCGAACTTCTGGCTGCAGGTGTTAACAGACCTTTCAAACCGAGGGGTAAAAGATATCCTGATTGCCTGTGTTGATGGTCTAAAAGGTTTTCCCGAGGCCATTGAGACCATATTCCCGGACACAGAAGTTCAACTCTGCGTAGTCCACCAGATCCGAAATTCATTGAAATACGTTGGTTCCAAAAATAAAAAGGAATTTATGGCAGATCTAAAACGTGTTTATAAAGCGGTCAATAAGGATCTGGCCGAAGAAGAACTGGATATCTTGGAAAATAAATGGAATGACAAATACCCGATTGTGATAAAATCCTGGCGGAACAACTGGGAACGCCTCAGTCATTTCTTTAAATATCCAGAAGAGATTCGACGGATAATATACACCACAAATACCATTGAGGCTGTGCATCGACAGTTTCGAAAACTGACCAAAACAAAGGGATCATTCCCGAACCAGGACAGCCTGTTAAAGCTGCTTTACATGGGGATCCAGAACGCCAGTAAAAAATGGACAATGCCGATTCAAAATTGGTCACTGACAATTTCCCAGTTGGCAATTTTCTTTGAAGGCCGGCTGGATAAAGAGCTGGGAATTTGA
- a CDS encoding ISAs1 family transposase, with protein MKSIGMIESTREMDGQISHEKRYYISSLDSDPNIFGNAVRRHWGIENSVHWVLDIAFREDESRVRKGNSPENFAAIRHIALNLLRNNKTFKGSVKTKRLNAAMDIKYLEEVMFG; from the coding sequence TTGAAAAGTATTGGAATGATTGAATCCACCCGGGAAATGGACGGCCAGATCAGTCATGAAAAGCGATATTATATATCGAGCCTGGATAGCGACCCCAATATTTTTGGTAATGCTGTCAGGAGGCATTGGGGAATTGAAAATTCAGTGCATTGGGTATTGGATATTGCGTTCCGTGAAGACGAAAGCAGAGTCAGAAAGGGGAACTCTCCTGAGAATTTTGCAGCGATTCGGCACATTGCATTAAATTTATTACGGAACAATAAGACATTTAAAGGGAGTGTAAAAACCAAAAGGTTGAATGCTGCTATGGATATCAAATATCTGGAGGAAGTTATGTTTGGATGA